AGAGCTTAAAAAGGATACGAATATTCATAAAAACAATCTTGATAAACTCGAAGCAGACAGAGACTTCTTTGGTTTAGCATCATATTATCAGATCAATGAATTATATCTTTCTGACGATTTACGGGAATATGAGACCATTGCAAATTTGTCTTATTATTATCTTTTTATCTATGATTATACCCATCAGGTATTAAATTCTGAGAAGTATCCGTATATGTCTACAGAAGATTTAACAGAGTATATTGGTGATTATATTAAAATGTGTTATGACGGTTTTGAATTTGATGAATACAGGCAAGAACAATATTCAGAGACGCACATGGCGGCCATCCAGGATTTAAGAGATGAGTTAGAGACATTTATTCATGTATATCTTAAGGTTCCTAAAGAAGATATAGAGAAATTTCAACAATTATCAGCTGGCAAAATACAGCTTGTTATTGAAAGGAGCTTAGATGATGCTGAAAACGAATATTGATAAGCTCATGAATATAGTGATTGTTTGCCTATGCGTTGTGATGTTAATATGCAGTTTGATATTCATCAATATGTATATGGAGGCGTTTACGGATTACCATT
The genomic region above belongs to Defluviitalea saccharophila and contains:
- a CDS encoding zinc ribbon domain-containing protein; this encodes MKCVKCGSNLTIDDKFCSYCGSANVYAVQHRKDMLHFREDYYQTKRNVIERSGRKVSRIAKGTIIAGLVVLCFFILLASANAYRISDWVKRAELKKDTNIHKNNLDKLEADRDFFGLASYYQINELYLSDDLREYETIANLSYYYLFIYDYTHQVLNSEKYPYMSTEDLTEYIGDYIKMCYDGFEFDEYRQEQYSETHMAAIQDLRDELETFIHVYLKVPKEDIEKFQQLSAGKIQLVIERSLDDAENEY